Proteins found in one Zea mays cultivar B73 chromosome 1, Zm-B73-REFERENCE-NAM-5.0, whole genome shotgun sequence genomic segment:
- the LOC100191408 gene encoding Heat shock 70 kDa protein, mitochondrial, producing the protein MAASLLLRAVRRRELASPLGSLGANLQSTCAANICSKWGNFARPFSAKAAGNEVIGIDLGTTNSCVAVMEGKNPKVIENAEGARTTPSVVAFTQKGERLVGTPAKRQAVTNPQNTFFGTKRMIGRRFDDPQTQKEMKMVPYKIVKAPNGDAWVETTDGKQYSPSQVGAFVLTKMKETAESYLGKSVSKAVITVPAYFNDAQRQATKDAGRIAGLDVERIINEPTAAALSYGMNNKEGLIAVFDLGGGTFDISILEISNGVFEVKATNGDTFLGGEDFDNTLLEFLVSDFKKTEGIDLSKDRLALQRLREAAEKAKVELSSTSQTEINLPFITADASGAKHLNITLTRSKFESLVHNLIERTRDPCKNCLKDAGISTKEVDEVLLVGGMTRVPKVQEVVSEIFGKSPSKGVNPDEAVAMGAAIQGGILRGDVKELLLLDVTPLSLGIETLGGIFTRLINRNTTIPTKKSQVFSTAADNQTQVGIRVLQGEREMAADNKLLGEFDLVGIPPAPRGLPQIEVAFDIDANGIVTVAAKDKATGKEQNITIRSSGGLSEADIQKMVQEAELHAQKDQERKALIDIRNTADTTIYSIEKSLGEYRDKIPAEVASEIEAAIADLRQEMASDDIEKIKAKLEAANKAVSKIGQHMSGGGSGDSQSGSGPQGGGDQAPEAEYEEVKK; encoded by the exons ATGGCGGCGTCGCTGCTCCTCCGCGCTGTGCGCCGAAGGGAGCTCGCGTCCCCTCTCGGATCC CTGGGTGCCAACTTACAGTCAACATGTGCTGCCAACATATGCTCAAAATGGGGAAATTTTGCAAGACCTTTTAG TGCAAAAGCTGCTGGAAATGAGGTTATTGGGATTGATTTGGGGACAACTAACTCTTGTGTTGCTGTTATGGAAGGAAAG AACCCAAAAGTTATTGAGAATGCTGAAGGTGCGAGAACAACACCATCTGTTGTCGCATTTACTCAGAAGGGTGAAAGACTTGTTGGTACTCCAGCCAAGCGCCAGGCAGTAACCAATCCCCAGAATACTTTCTTTGGAACAAAGAGGATGATTGGGCGACGCTTTGATGATCCACAGACACAGAAAGAGATGAAGATGGTGCCATACAAAATCGTGAAGGCTCCAAATGGTGATGCTTGGGTTGAAACAACAGATGGCAAGCAGTACTCACCGAGTCAGGTCGGTGCATTTGTGCTGACCAAGATGAAGGAGACAGCTGAATCTTACCTTGGCAAATCAGTCTCAAAGGCAGTGATTACTGTTCCAGCTTATTTCAATGATGCTCAGCGTCAGGCCACAAAGGATGCTGGTCGCATTGCTGGCCTTGATGTTGAAAGGATCATCAATGAACCTACAGCAGCTGCTCTGTCTTATGGAATGAACAACAAGGAAGGCTTGATAGCGGTATTTGATCTTGGAGGAGGAACTTTTGATATCTCTATCCTGGAGATCTCAAATGGAGTTTTTGAG GTGAAAGCAACAAATGGTGATACTTTCTTGGGTGGTGAAGATTTTGATAACACACTACTAGAGTTCTTGGTGAGTGATTTCAAGAAAACCGAGGGCATTGATCTGTCAAAGGATAGATTGGCCCTGCAAAGGCTTCGTGAAGCTGCTGAAAAGGCAAAGGTTGAACTTTCATCGACTTCTCAGACAGAAATCAATCTGCCATTCATAACAGCTGATGCTTCAGGGGCAAAACATTTGAACATTACACTGACAAGGTCGAAATTTGAATCTCTTGTACACAATCTGATTGAACGGACTAGAGATCCATGCAAGAACTGCTTGAAGGATGCCGGAATATCTACTAAAGAGGTGGACGAAGTACTTCTTGTTGGTGGAATGACTAGGGTTCCAAAGGTGCAGGAGGTAGTCTCTGAAATCTTCGGAAAGAGCCCAAGCAAAGGAGTGAACCCAGATGAAGCTGTGGCCATGGGTGCTGCCATTCAGGGTGGCATTCTCCGTGGAGATGTTAAGGAGCTTCTTCTTCTTGATGTTACTCCCCTGTCACTAGGTATTGAGACACTCGGTGGTATCTTCACCAGATTGATCAACAGAAACACTACAATCCCTACAAAGAAAAGTCAG GTGTTCTCAACTGCTGCTGACAATCAGACCCAAGTGGGTATCCGTGTGTTGCAAGGTGAGCGTGAAATGGCAGCAGACAACAAGCTTCTTGGTGAATTTGACCTTGTGGGCATTCCACCTGCCCCAAGAGGCTTGCCTCAGATTGAGGTTGCATTCGACATCGATGCCAATGGAATCGTGACTGTTGCTGCCAAAGACAAGGCTACTGGGAAGGAGCAGAACATCACCATCCGATCCTCGGGTGGGCTGTCTGAGGCTGACATCCAGAAGATGGTGCAAGAAGCCGAGCTGCATGCCCAGAAGGATCAGGAACGGAAAGCCCTCATTGACATCAGGAACACTGCGGACACCACTATCTACAGCATCGAGAAGAGTCTTGGAGAGTACAGGGACAAGATCCCGGCAGAGGTTGCATCTGAGATCGAGGCAGCCATCGCTGACCTCCGCCAGGAGATGGCCTCGGATGACATCGAGAAGATCAAGGCCAAGCTTGAGGCTGCCAACAAGGCTGTCTCGAAGATTGGTCAGCACATGTCAGGTGGTGGCTCTGGCGACTCACAGTCGGGATCTGGACCTCAGGGTGGCGGTGACCAGGCGCCGGAGGCAGAGTATGAAGAGGTTAAAAAGTGA